The Algoriphagus sanaruensis genome window below encodes:
- a CDS encoding DUF3822 family protein: MENNLKVYKSDRFDVENTASLSLFIYPSSLFIFCKDQNESNLAIHHYLSFDVNKIDQLLTADHLLRIDVPAKVYIHSDLFSLVPGVLFLPGEEKTYLGYASELEEKSHFFSTPLDSNNIQLVSCISGKIKKTLEARFSEVQFYHGAVSFLSYLFKERFNLIGQEILIDYFHSHIYLAAFTDQDLSIFNMFEVSSKEDLLKYAFIVLEQLKYDRNHVRITVFGASEASGISEAWGKEYFHHFRIIRPHANQNYSHGFKHLKSEKLFEADWQYS; the protein is encoded by the coding sequence TTGGAAAACAACTTAAAAGTTTACAAGAGTGATAGATTTGATGTGGAAAACACAGCGAGTCTATCACTTTTCATTTATCCGAGTTCTCTTTTTATTTTTTGCAAAGATCAGAACGAATCCAATCTTGCCATTCATCATTATTTATCCTTTGATGTCAACAAGATTGATCAGTTATTGACAGCTGATCATTTATTACGAATTGATGTCCCCGCCAAAGTTTATATTCACTCGGACTTATTTTCTTTAGTTCCTGGTGTGTTATTTCTCCCTGGAGAGGAAAAAACTTACTTAGGATATGCTTCAGAATTGGAGGAGAAAAGCCATTTTTTCAGCACTCCATTGGATAGCAATAACATTCAACTCGTCTCCTGTATTTCAGGAAAAATTAAAAAAACACTAGAAGCAAGATTTTCAGAAGTCCAATTCTATCACGGAGCAGTCTCCTTTCTTTCTTATTTGTTTAAAGAGCGATTTAACCTGATTGGTCAAGAAATTCTGATCGATTACTTTCACTCTCATATTTATTTAGCGGCATTTACCGACCAGGATTTATCGATATTTAACATGTTTGAGGTAAGTTCAAAAGAGGATTTACTTAAATATGCCTTTATTGTTCTTGAACAACTCAAGTACGATAGAAATCATGTTCGAATCACCGTTTTTGGAGCTTCTGAGGCAAGTGGTATCTCTGAAGCGTGGGGTAAAGAATACTTTCATCATTTCAGAATAATCCGTCCACATGCCAACCAAAACTACTCCCATGGTTTTAAGCATTTAAAATCAGAAAAATTGTTTGAAGCCGATTGGCAATATTCCTAA
- a CDS encoding NUDIX domain-containing protein, whose translation MGVEQFNKEIESKFGNRLRSRVNGILIEGDRILMVRHKMSADRDFWSVPGGGMKFGTSATENLKREFLEETSLQIEVEDYLFVHEFLDPPLHAMEHFFKVKRMDGLARLGKDPELSDENQILQEIQWMTSKDLQNLNPNHLHRAFWGIKSLNDLCLWKGYFNFGNISIK comes from the coding sequence ATGGGAGTCGAGCAGTTCAACAAAGAAATTGAATCAAAATTTGGAAATCGCCTCCGAAGTCGGGTAAACGGAATCCTTATTGAGGGAGATAGAATACTAATGGTCAGGCATAAAATGAGTGCCGATCGTGATTTTTGGTCTGTTCCAGGAGGAGGAATGAAGTTTGGAACTTCGGCAACCGAAAATTTAAAAAGAGAATTCCTTGAAGAAACATCTCTTCAAATCGAAGTAGAGGATTATTTGTTTGTTCATGAGTTTTTAGACCCTCCTTTACATGCCATGGAGCATTTTTTTAAAGTAAAAAGGATGGATGGACTTGCACGATTGGGAAAAGACCCCGAGCTTTCCGATGAAAATCAGATATTGCAGGAAATCCAATGGATGACCTCAAAAGATCTTCAAAATTTGAATCCGAATCATTTGCATCGAGCATTTTGGGGAATAAAATCCCTGAATGACCTGTGTTTATGGAAAGGATATTTTAATTTTGGAAATATTTCTATAAAATAG
- a CDS encoding ATP-dependent DNA helicase: MGKNNLKGPNRLELLLKNFPFAPTQGQRVFFEKLQGFLDKPSEEKPVYILRGYAGTGKTSVISALVKTLPKIDMRPLLLAPTGRAAKVMSNYSGRAAYTIHKIIYKPKEDTGSGGMGFILQKNYFKDTVFVVDESSMLADDGGMSGNLLWDLITYVFSGIGNRLILVGDSAQLPPVGSDYSPALDSGYLARHYRLEADQIELTEVMRQRLESGILFNATLLRQQLLENSPQVRIQTFEFPDIFKMTSERLEDGLRYAYDKFGTENTTIVTRSNKAAVQYNLYIRRMIHFFEDEISTGDLLMIVKNNYTYMAESEKVNFLANGDMAEVMKIRSFEELYGFRFATLELRLLDYPEEPNFEAKVILDTLYSPSPSLTRDEYRKLYQLVAEDYADVANKTERQELIRKDPYLNALQVKFAYALTCHKAQGGQWKSVFVDLGYIQDDQVDRDLVRWLYTAITRATEELYLVNFPQQFFMKGLKSPTFE; this comes from the coding sequence ATGGGTAAAAATAATCTCAAAGGTCCGAATCGTCTCGAATTACTACTTAAAAATTTCCCTTTCGCTCCGACACAAGGACAGAGGGTGTTTTTTGAGAAACTTCAGGGTTTTTTGGATAAGCCTTCAGAGGAAAAGCCAGTATATATTTTGAGAGGATATGCGGGTACCGGAAAAACTTCCGTGATCTCTGCCTTAGTAAAGACTTTACCCAAAATTGATATGCGTCCACTTTTGCTGGCACCTACTGGCAGAGCTGCAAAAGTGATGAGTAACTACTCTGGAAGGGCAGCATATACGATCCATAAAATCATCTATAAGCCCAAAGAAGATACAGGATCTGGGGGGATGGGATTTATTCTGCAGAAAAATTATTTCAAGGATACCGTATTTGTGGTAGATGAATCCTCAATGCTTGCAGATGATGGGGGAATGTCTGGGAACCTGCTTTGGGATTTGATCACCTATGTTTTTTCTGGTATAGGAAATAGGTTGATTTTGGTAGGTGATTCAGCGCAGTTGCCACCAGTAGGATCGGATTACAGTCCAGCCTTGGATTCAGGATATTTGGCGAGGCATTATCGACTTGAGGCAGATCAGATCGAACTTACGGAGGTGATGCGCCAAAGATTGGAGTCCGGAATTCTTTTTAACGCAACCTTGCTCAGGCAACAGTTGCTTGAGAATTCCCCACAGGTAAGGATTCAGACTTTTGAGTTTCCTGATATTTTTAAAATGACCTCGGAGCGATTGGAAGATGGTTTACGATATGCGTATGATAAATTTGGTACTGAAAATACCACGATTGTCACACGGTCAAATAAAGCAGCAGTTCAATACAATCTTTATATCCGTCGAATGATCCATTTTTTCGAAGATGAAATCAGCACAGGGGATTTATTGATGATTGTAAAGAATAATTACACCTATATGGCTGAATCTGAAAAAGTTAATTTTTTAGCGAATGGAGATATGGCTGAAGTAATGAAAATCAGGTCATTCGAGGAGCTTTATGGGTTTAGATTTGCCACTTTAGAGTTAAGACTTTTAGATTATCCCGAGGAGCCAAATTTCGAAGCAAAGGTGATTTTGGATACTTTATACAGTCCCAGCCCCTCTTTGACAAGAGATGAATATCGTAAGCTTTACCAATTGGTGGCTGAGGATTATGCCGATGTCGCGAATAAAACAGAGCGACAGGAATTGATCCGGAAGGATCCATATCTGAATGCATTACAGGTCAAGTTTGCCTATGCATTAACCTGCCATAAAGCCCAAGGAGGGCAATGGAAATCGGTCTTTGTCGATTTAGGGTATATTCAGGATGATCAGGTGGATCGAGATTTGGTAAGATGGTTGTATACGGCGATTACCCGAGCGACAGAAGAATTGTATTTGGTTAATTTTCCGCAACAGTTTTTTATGAAGGGGCTAAAATCACCTACCTTCGAATGA
- a CDS encoding DUF1573 domain-containing protein, with protein MKKIGFLIGLFSLILVFGAQAQQTAASGPVISFKEKSIDFGDIVQGAKVEHTFVLTNTGNAPLVISNVAATCGCTVPNWPKEPVAPGSSAEIKVSFNSTGKMGKQNSIVRIYSNASEPIEKVSLISNVLPKTN; from the coding sequence ATGAAAAAAATTGGCTTTCTAATCGGGTTGTTCTCGTTGATTTTAGTTTTTGGCGCACAGGCGCAACAGACAGCTGCTTCAGGTCCAGTGATTTCTTTCAAAGAAAAATCCATTGACTTCGGAGATATCGTTCAGGGTGCTAAAGTGGAGCATACTTTCGTCCTGACTAATACTGGTAATGCTCCTTTAGTAATTTCTAATGTGGCGGCTACTTGTGGATGTACAGTTCCAAATTGGCCGAAAGAACCGGTTGCTCCTGGTAGTTCTGCTGAAATTAAGGTGTCTTTCAATTCTACAGGGAAAATGGGTAAACAAAACTCCATCGTTCGTATTTACTCAAATGCCTCTGAGCCAATTGAAAAAGTGTCATTAATCTCAAATGTACTTCCAAAGACCAACTAA
- a CDS encoding ABC transporter ATP-binding protein, which translates to MARSKERRVTMRQVFTTIIWPRKNQLFLGLFLIIISRLSGLVLPGASKYLIDEVIPSNDLTLLGWLIFAVVGAIVIQSVTSYSLTQILSVEAQNLIAKLRSQVQQHIIKLPIRFFDNAKTGELVSRIMSDVEGVRNLVGTGFAQMIGGVLTAVISLILLISISPMMTLYVLLPVAIFGLVSLKAFGKIRPIFRERGKINAQVTGRLTETLGGIRVIKGFNAEAQEIKTFEKGVDELFQNVKASLTATSFVTSAGTLLLGLASAGIMGMGGYMIMKGEMTFGDFLAFTLYLGFMIAPIVQMSNIGSQLTEAFAGLDRTEEIMNTPLESDDKKRTISLPVIQGDVEFSDVSFAYESGKEVVKGINFKAPAGSVTALVGTSGSGKSTIAGLVATFLNPDSGKIILDGYDLQDITLDSFRSQLGVVLQDDFLFEGTVRENILFPRPMASEEELQNAVSAAHVKEFTDRFEQGLDTLIGERGVKLSGGQRQRIAIARAILANPRILILDEATSNLDTESETLIQASLKELMKGRTTFVIAHRLSTIRQADQILVIEGGKIVERGKHEELISLSGRYFQLYTYQARI; encoded by the coding sequence ATGGCAAGATCTAAGGAAAGACGCGTTACCATGCGTCAGGTATTCACTACCATTATTTGGCCTAGAAAAAATCAATTATTTCTAGGTCTATTTCTCATTATAATCAGTAGGCTTTCCGGGTTAGTCTTGCCTGGAGCAAGCAAATACCTAATTGACGAAGTAATTCCTTCTAATGATCTAACGCTTTTGGGATGGTTGATTTTTGCAGTAGTTGGTGCTATTGTAATACAATCAGTCACTTCTTATTCACTAACTCAGATCTTAAGTGTGGAAGCACAAAACCTGATTGCCAAACTTCGATCACAGGTCCAGCAGCATATCATCAAACTTCCGATTCGATTTTTTGACAATGCAAAAACAGGTGAGCTGGTCTCCCGAATCATGTCAGATGTAGAAGGAGTAAGGAATTTGGTTGGGACTGGATTTGCTCAAATGATCGGAGGAGTATTGACGGCTGTTATTTCATTGATCCTTTTGATTTCCATCAGTCCAATGATGACTTTATATGTACTCCTACCGGTCGCTATTTTTGGATTAGTTTCTTTAAAAGCATTTGGGAAAATCAGGCCGATCTTTAGAGAGCGAGGAAAAATTAATGCACAGGTAACTGGTCGACTTACCGAGACTTTGGGAGGCATCCGAGTGATCAAAGGCTTTAATGCAGAAGCCCAAGAAATTAAAACTTTTGAAAAGGGGGTTGATGAACTTTTTCAAAATGTTAAAGCAAGCTTGACCGCTACCAGTTTTGTGACATCTGCGGGTACATTGCTGTTGGGATTAGCCTCTGCAGGAATCATGGGGATGGGGGGATATATGATCATGAAGGGAGAAATGACCTTCGGTGATTTTTTGGCATTTACCCTCTACTTGGGATTTATGATCGCTCCGATTGTTCAAATGTCAAATATCGGAAGTCAATTGACTGAGGCATTTGCAGGTTTGGATCGAACCGAAGAAATCATGAATACGCCTCTGGAGTCTGATGATAAAAAGCGAACCATTTCTTTACCCGTCATTCAAGGCGATGTCGAATTTTCGGATGTTTCTTTTGCGTATGAATCTGGAAAAGAAGTAGTAAAAGGAATTAATTTTAAAGCTCCGGCTGGTTCTGTGACAGCGTTAGTTGGTACTTCTGGATCTGGAAAAAGCACGATTGCGGGCTTGGTGGCTACATTTTTAAATCCTGATTCCGGTAAAATAATTTTGGATGGATATGATCTCCAAGATATTACACTTGATTCGTTTAGATCTCAATTGGGAGTAGTTCTTCAGGATGATTTTCTGTTTGAGGGGACTGTCCGAGAGAATATACTATTTCCGAGGCCGATGGCAAGTGAGGAAGAATTGCAAAATGCAGTATCAGCAGCCCATGTCAAGGAATTTACGGACCGATTTGAGCAGGGACTTGATACCTTAATTGGGGAGCGAGGGGTCAAGTTGTCTGGAGGCCAAAGACAGCGAATTGCAATTGCCAGGGCAATTTTGGCTAATCCAAGAATATTAATTTTGGATGAAGCTACTTCCAATTTGGATACCGAATCAGAAACTTTGATTCAGGCGAGTTTGAAAGAATTAATGAAAGGAAGGACGACGTTTGTTATTGCTCACAGACTCAGTACTATCCGACAAGCAGACCAGATTTTAGTGATTGAAGGAGGTAAAATTGTAGAGCGAGGAAAACATGAAGAACTCATTTCACTATCAGGCCGATATTTTCAATTGTATACTTATCAGGCGAGAATTTGA
- a CDS encoding sensor histidine kinase produces MKNLESSAMPLSDKEISKIFLDQSEDFILFFNEQMEIEYLSDAFEFTLDFKKENLLGKKLNEVWVNFPSLPLMKPEQKMVIPITSAVSKQKFLIEFKFRIITDLEEYPDRIFCAIGRDVTDRELALKKFKDIAFKEKELNQMKSRFVSMASHEFKTPIATIVSSINIMELLLQKEFNEEIKSRLYNHIEKITNQTSRLTDILGDVLLLEKTIQLGGGLIGQKISILKFITQLVNAMNDENFGRRHIRLFAPDKDQFILSDPTLLTHVFRNLIQNALNYSPGSVDPEVHLIYRGSFVEVMVKDYGIGIPKEDRKNIFGSFYRGSNVGNIKGTGLGLNIVWELVKKLNGEIWFESKVGLGSEFHVSLPSK; encoded by the coding sequence TTGAAAAACCTCGAAAGTTCAGCAATGCCCCTTTCTGATAAGGAAATATCCAAAATCTTCTTAGACCAATCGGAAGACTTTATCTTGTTCTTCAATGAACAAATGGAAATTGAGTACCTATCAGATGCGTTTGAATTCACCCTAGATTTCAAAAAAGAAAATTTACTCGGAAAAAAACTAAACGAAGTTTGGGTAAACTTTCCTTCTCTCCCACTCATGAAACCGGAGCAAAAGATGGTAATCCCGATCACTTCTGCCGTTTCAAAACAAAAATTCTTGATTGAATTCAAATTTCGAATCATTACTGATCTTGAAGAATATCCTGATCGAATATTCTGTGCTATAGGTCGAGATGTTACCGATCGGGAATTGGCACTTAAAAAATTCAAGGATATTGCCTTCAAAGAAAAGGAGCTAAATCAAATGAAATCGCGGTTTGTCTCCATGGCTTCTCATGAATTCAAAACTCCAATCGCAACTATCGTAAGTTCCATCAATATCATGGAACTACTCTTACAGAAGGAATTCAATGAAGAAATAAAGAGTCGACTTTACAATCATATCGAAAAAATCACCAATCAAACTTCTAGACTAACCGATATCCTGGGAGATGTTCTCCTTTTAGAAAAGACCATTCAACTTGGAGGAGGATTAATTGGACAAAAAATTTCCATTTTGAAGTTTATAACTCAGCTTGTAAACGCCATGAATGATGAAAACTTTGGCAGAAGACATATCCGATTATTTGCTCCTGACAAAGATCAATTCATCCTTTCAGACCCCACCTTGTTGACACATGTTTTTAGGAATCTAATCCAAAATGCGCTCAATTATTCTCCTGGCTCAGTTGACCCCGAAGTTCATCTTATCTATAGAGGCTCTTTTGTAGAGGTAATGGTAAAGGATTACGGAATAGGCATTCCAAAAGAAGACAGAAAAAATATCTTCGGATCTTTTTACCGAGGCTCGAATGTGGGCAATATCAAAGGAACCGGGCTAGGTTTAAATATTGTTTGGGAGCTAGTCAAAAAACTTAATGGAGAAATCTGGTTTGAGAGCAAGGTAGGCTTAGGATCAGAATTCCATGTTTCTCTACCAAGCAAGTAA
- a CDS encoding LytR/AlgR family response regulator transcription factor translates to MKNILIVEDEEDLAANISEILASLDYKVVGIADNALDALKTLEKAPVDLVLMDIMIKGDIDGIDLAYKIRETYDIPIVFSTAYSGTEYLERISSEIHEGYILKPFSVDALKTAVFFGLKRHDEKKGSNTSQSLGSLKVMDKGYLVPVPFSEILYLKADGLYTKVFTKIKSYLIRDILKSFEEKLPPSIFFRVHKSYLINVSHVTSFNAKKINLGDASIPVRRGLYKELIEKLHVEK, encoded by the coding sequence ATGAAAAATATTTTAATTGTCGAGGATGAGGAGGATTTGGCAGCAAACATTAGCGAGATTTTAGCTAGCCTTGATTACAAGGTCGTAGGCATAGCAGATAATGCACTGGATGCCCTAAAGACTTTAGAGAAAGCTCCTGTTGATTTGGTTTTGATGGACATCATGATCAAAGGCGATATCGATGGGATTGATCTGGCCTATAAAATCAGAGAGACCTATGATATTCCTATTGTTTTCAGCACAGCCTATTCTGGGACTGAGTATCTGGAAAGAATATCTTCTGAAATTCACGAAGGTTATATTTTGAAACCCTTCTCAGTTGACGCTCTGAAAACTGCGGTTTTCTTTGGCCTAAAGCGGCATGATGAGAAAAAAGGAAGTAATACGAGCCAATCTTTGGGGTCTCTAAAAGTTATGGATAAAGGCTATCTGGTGCCTGTTCCATTTTCCGAAATCCTTTACCTCAAAGCTGATGGGCTATATACCAAGGTGTTTACCAAAATCAAGTCTTATCTTATTAGAGACATTCTGAAAAGTTTTGAAGAAAAATTACCTCCTTCTATTTTTTTTCGCGTACATAAGTCCTACCTGATAAATGTGAGTCATGTCACCTCATTTAATGCGAAAAAAATTAACTTGGGCGATGCTTCGATTCCAGTTCGTCGAGGTCTATACAAGGAATTGATTGAAAAACTGCATGTTGAAAAATGA
- a CDS encoding response regulator, giving the protein MKKFLVLLIEDNPGDVFLTSEALQDSKFLIELDYVSNGKEGVDYLFKNGNFESKRTPDIVLLDINLPLKNGHEVLREIKADPETKDIPVIMLTTSSGQSDIMASYQEQASCYIVKPAEAEQFEEFIKVFDRFCETLI; this is encoded by the coding sequence ATGAAAAAGTTTTTGGTGCTTTTGATTGAAGATAACCCAGGGGATGTCTTTTTGACCTCCGAAGCCTTGCAAGATTCCAAATTCCTCATCGAATTGGATTATGTTTCAAATGGCAAAGAAGGGGTTGATTATTTGTTTAAAAACGGAAATTTTGAATCAAAGCGCACTCCGGATATCGTTCTCTTGGATATTAACCTTCCTTTAAAAAATGGTCATGAAGTACTTCGGGAGATCAAAGCAGATCCAGAAACTAAAGATATTCCTGTTATCATGTTGACCACCTCTTCCGGTCAATCAGATATTATGGCAAGTTATCAGGAACAGGCTAGCTGCTATATCGTTAAACCTGCAGAGGCTGAGCAGTTTGAAGAATTTATAAAGGTTTTTGATCGATTTTGTGAAACCTTGATTTGA
- a CDS encoding EamA family transporter, whose product MTQKLISRTKFSGLLMALSSAIFWGISGTCAQFLFEKKSIDPSWLVTWRMILAGIILVVFSLTQEKRNTFLIWKKPSSAIQLLLFGLLGMVAVQYTYFYSISLSNAATATILQYIGPVFVLAYFAFKNRKWPILAEFGALFLALAGTFLLVTHGSLTELVISEEALIWGILSALALAFYTIQPVGLLRLFSPAAVTGWGMLIGGVSFSLLTQPWYVSGVWDWQTVAAMGYIVMFGTVLAFYFFLRSVTLIGATTASLLCSVEPLAAALTAVIWLGVSFVGMDWLGTFFILQTVVLLTLSKEKSGH is encoded by the coding sequence ATGACCCAAAAATTGATTTCGCGCACCAAATTTTCAGGACTCTTAATGGCCTTAAGTTCGGCTATTTTTTGGGGAATATCAGGCACCTGCGCACAGTTCTTATTCGAGAAGAAATCAATAGACCCTTCTTGGTTGGTCACTTGGAGAATGATTTTGGCAGGGATTATACTGGTTGTCTTTTCATTAACCCAAGAAAAAAGAAACACTTTTCTGATCTGGAAAAAACCCTCTTCAGCTATTCAACTTTTGCTCTTTGGATTATTAGGAATGGTTGCAGTACAGTACACCTATTTCTATAGCATTTCCCTTTCCAACGCCGCCACAGCAACTATCCTTCAATATATTGGGCCAGTTTTCGTCTTGGCCTATTTTGCATTTAAAAATCGTAAGTGGCCTATTTTAGCCGAATTTGGGGCTTTATTTCTGGCATTAGCAGGTACTTTTTTATTGGTAACGCACGGATCCTTGACTGAATTGGTAATATCCGAGGAGGCTTTAATTTGGGGGATACTTTCCGCCTTGGCCTTAGCGTTTTACACGATTCAACCCGTTGGTCTTCTTCGATTATTTTCTCCTGCAGCGGTAACGGGCTGGGGAATGTTAATTGGCGGGGTTTCGTTTTCACTTCTTACTCAGCCTTGGTATGTCTCAGGAGTGTGGGATTGGCAGACAGTTGCCGCAATGGGATACATTGTCATGTTCGGTACAGTGCTCGCCTTTTATTTTTTCCTCCGATCGGTGACGTTAATTGGAGCGACCACGGCCAGCTTGCTTTGTAGTGTCGAACCTCTTGCCGCGGCTCTTACGGCAGTAATTTGGCTTGGAGTCTCTTTTGTAGGAATGGACTGGTTAGGAACTTTCTTTATTCTTCAAACTGTCGTATTGCTTACCCTTAGTAAAGAAAAATCCGGCCACTGA
- a CDS encoding GNAT family N-acetyltransferase translates to MDISIRRAASSDLAGIWMILEPVIRAGGTYVFAQDSSKEKMLTYWLGNDKKTYVAEYEGRLVGTFYIKSNQPDFGDHICNAGFVVNPDFSGKGIGRAMGVFALREARRLGYLGMQFNFVIKSNDRAVRLWESLGFEILGEIPEAYRHPSLGLVPALIMYQALQ, encoded by the coding sequence ATGGATATTTCTATTCGTAGGGCCGCTTCTTCAGATCTAGCCGGGATTTGGATGATTTTGGAGCCTGTGATTCGAGCTGGTGGGACTTATGTATTCGCACAAGACTCTTCCAAAGAAAAAATGCTAACCTATTGGTTGGGAAATGATAAGAAAACTTACGTGGCCGAATATGAGGGAAGACTTGTTGGTACATTTTACATCAAATCCAATCAACCTGACTTTGGAGATCATATTTGCAATGCTGGGTTTGTCGTAAATCCTGATTTTTCGGGAAAAGGAATTGGTAGAGCCATGGGAGTTTTTGCTTTGAGAGAAGCAAGAAGACTCGGCTACTTGGGCATGCAGTTTAATTTTGTGATTAAGTCAAATGATCGAGCCGTCAGATTATGGGAAAGTTTGGGATTTGAAATCCTAGGAGAAATCCCCGAAGCTTATCGTCACCCGAGCTTAGGATTGGTTCCTGCGCTAATTATGTATCAAGCACTGCAATAA
- a CDS encoding metallophosphoesterase family protein produces the protein MPVSRRSFLKKSTFAAGFTLTIPKSVTDLFTSKKKIKLGLITDLHAEIIHDASIRLEEFLKAVSQENPAARFQLGDFATPNPKFHSLIQRFNNAPGLAFHVLGNHDQDGGYTKSEVASHYGMPASYYSLDVEGIKVLVLDGNESGSPTHRGGYPSYIGMEQQQWLIHELQKADSPVLILSHQPIAGIYSIDNSEEIQGILSEFSGKILLAINGHAHVDQFLEVGGVRYLHLNSASYYWVGENLAHQSLGSEIHDNFPALKNTCPYAEVLFSFLTIDPSKNEISLKGKKTRWVGPSPLELGYSILSKEEQLDYVNPQISNRRM, from the coding sequence ATGCCAGTATCAAGAAGATCCTTTCTTAAAAAATCAACCTTTGCAGCGGGTTTTACCTTGACTATTCCGAAATCAGTCACTGATCTTTTTACCTCTAAAAAAAAGATCAAGCTAGGACTGATTACTGATCTTCATGCTGAAATCATTCATGATGCAAGTATTCGTTTGGAGGAGTTTTTGAAAGCTGTTTCCCAAGAGAATCCTGCTGCAAGATTTCAACTTGGGGATTTCGCAACTCCAAATCCAAAATTTCATTCCTTGATCCAACGATTCAATAATGCTCCAGGATTGGCTTTTCATGTTTTAGGAAATCATGATCAAGATGGAGGATATACGAAATCGGAGGTGGCTTCTCACTATGGGATGCCGGCCTCGTATTACAGCTTGGATGTAGAAGGTATAAAAGTACTGGTATTGGATGGAAATGAATCAGGTTCGCCAACTCACCGTGGAGGGTACCCTTCCTATATTGGTATGGAGCAACAACAGTGGTTGATTCATGAATTACAAAAAGCGGATTCTCCGGTCTTAATCCTTTCTCATCAGCCTATTGCCGGGATTTATTCCATCGATAATTCGGAAGAAATTCAAGGTATTCTCTCTGAGTTTTCAGGAAAAATTCTCCTTGCAATCAATGGTCATGCCCACGTAGATCAATTTTTAGAAGTAGGAGGAGTGCGATATTTACATTTGAATTCAGCATCCTATTATTGGGTGGGGGAAAACTTAGCGCATCAAAGCTTAGGTTCTGAGATTCATGACAATTTTCCCGCGCTTAAAAATACATGTCCTTATGCAGAGGTTTTATTTTCTTTTCTCACCATTGATCCAAGCAAAAATGAAATCTCCCTGAAAGGAAAAAAGACCCGTTGGGTCGGGCCTTCTCCTTTAGAACTCGGGTATTCTATTTTGTCCAAGGAAGAACAACTTGATTATGTTAATCCTCAGATTTCGAATCGTAGGATGTAA